The Rhipicephalus sanguineus isolate Rsan-2018 chromosome 7, BIME_Rsan_1.4, whole genome shotgun sequence genome includes a window with the following:
- the LOC125759138 gene encoding alpha-(1,3)-fucosyltransferase C-like codes for MWTSRSRKWYGTLDDTRRGEVLVENCSAKCVVTNDLCLLDFSDAVVFHLPDFRIWDLPPRRHSWQRWVFHMMETPKSIEYVDLNPVRDIFNWTMTYRSDSDVYVPYGRTVDHGTKPAATKRDMKALWKTKSRTAVWLISDCLSYSGRKTSVENSSSTWTSTFMVNAVRATFRRPELTPPMKHFERNYHFILTFEDSICAEYVTEKLFTALKYDIVPVVFGGANYSRIRTAPLLHRRLCFRIF; via the coding sequence ATGTGGACCTCACGTTCGCGAAAGTGGTACGGCACCCTCGACGACACGAGACGCGGTGAAGTACTGGTCGAAAACTGCAGCGCCAAGTGCGTCGTCACCAACGACCTGTGTCTCCTGGACTTCAGCGACGCCGTCGTCTTTCATCTGCCCGACTTCCGGATCTGGGATCTTCCGCCGAGACGCCATAGCTGGCAGAGGTGGGTATTCCACATGATGGAAACCCCTAAAAGCATCGAGTACGTGGATTTGAACCCCGTGCGCGACATCTTCAACTGGACAATGACGTACCGGTCAGACTCGGACGTCTACGTGCCCTATGGCCGGACCGTGGACCATGGCACCAAGCCCGCGGCCACGAAGAGGGACATGAAAGCCCTGTGGAAGACAAAGAGCAGAACCGCCGTATGGCTGATTAGCGACTGCCTGAGTTACAGCGGACGGAAGACTTCAGTCGAGAACTCCAGCAGTACATGGACGTCGACGTTTATGGTAAATGCGGTCCGCGCGACTTTCCGAAGACCGGAGTTAACGCCTCCTATGAAACACTTCGAGCGCAATTACCACTTCATACTTACTTTCGAGGACTCTATATGCGCGGAATACGTAACCGAGAAACTGTTCACTGCTCTCAAGTACGACATCGTGCCTGTGGTGTTTGGCGGTGCAAACTACAGCCGGATCCGCACCGCGCCACTCTTACATCGACGCCTTTGCTTTCGAATCTTTTGA